The Polaromonas sp. JS666 genome has a segment encoding these proteins:
- a CDS encoding chain-length determining protein — MMSEVPSDVGLGPQNFFSRLPSLAWSGWKRSSGRRSLLAALLVFLVAAFYWGLIASDRYISEAHVVVDKTDLQSSTTVDFSSLITGGRNNHDLLLLRDHLRSVDMLNKLHGRLNLRAHYSDRQRDPLSRLWSADASQERFYQHYLSRTSIEMDDQAGVLVIRAQAYDAATAQKIAAALMQEGEAFLNNMAHQLAREQVIFLEQQVAQSSQRAVVSRRALINYQNSTGMISPASKAESLTAIAARFEGQISDLKARRAGMLGYLSPDAPDVAQINLQIAALERQAALDQGRLASPAGNTLNRNIEEFQRLEAEVAFAQDVYRTSLVALERGRLEAVRMLKKLSILQSPTLAEYPVEPQRIYNILIVAIGLLMLLGISSLFIAIIRDHQD, encoded by the coding sequence ATGATGAGTGAAGTGCCGTCGGACGTAGGACTTGGCCCCCAAAACTTTTTTAGTCGTCTGCCATCTCTGGCTTGGTCGGGTTGGAAGCGCTCGTCGGGTCGCCGAAGCTTGCTGGCCGCGTTGTTAGTTTTTTTGGTTGCCGCGTTTTATTGGGGATTGATTGCTTCAGACCGCTATATCAGCGAAGCGCATGTAGTCGTCGACAAAACCGATCTGCAAAGCAGCACAACCGTCGATTTCAGCAGCCTGATCACCGGAGGGCGCAACAATCATGATCTCCTTCTTCTTCGGGATCATTTGCGTTCCGTAGATATGTTGAACAAGCTCCATGGGCGCCTCAATTTGCGTGCGCATTACAGCGACAGGCAAAGAGATCCGCTTTCCCGGCTCTGGTCGGCTGACGCATCCCAGGAAAGGTTTTACCAGCACTACCTGAGCCGGACCAGCATCGAGATGGACGATCAGGCCGGTGTCCTGGTCATTCGCGCCCAAGCCTACGACGCTGCGACTGCGCAAAAAATCGCGGCTGCCTTGATGCAGGAAGGCGAAGCATTTCTGAACAACATGGCCCACCAGTTGGCCAGAGAGCAGGTGATTTTTCTGGAGCAACAGGTCGCTCAAAGCAGCCAAAGAGCCGTCGTATCACGCAGGGCGCTCATCAACTACCAGAACTCAACTGGCATGATCTCGCCCGCGTCAAAGGCGGAGAGCCTGACCGCCATTGCCGCCCGCTTTGAAGGGCAAATATCTGATCTCAAGGCACGCAGGGCTGGCATGCTCGGCTATCTCAGTCCAGATGCCCCGGATGTTGCGCAAATCAATCTCCAGATCGCTGCACTCGAGCGTCAGGCGGCACTGGATCAAGGTCGATTGGCCTCGCCTGCTGGCAATACATTGAATCGAAACATCGAGGAATTCCAGCGTCTTGAGGCGGAAGTTGCTTTTGCACAAGATGTTTACAGGACGTCGCTCGTCGCGCTTGAAAGAGGTCGTCTCGAAGCAGTACGCATGCTTAAAAAGCTGTCGATCCTGCAATCTCCCACTTTGGCCGAATACCCGGTTGAACCGCAGAGAATCTATAACATTCTGATTGTTGCGATAGGCCTGCTCATGCTGCTTGGAATCTCCAGTCTTTTCATCGCCATCATTCGAGATCACCAGGACTAA
- a CDS encoding polysaccharide biosynthesis/export family protein, translating into MKTRSRIVLLRSLIPQFCVGLAFALSASVFAQFASPAASQQPQPPATVAPQQPLRTESSTTPQATSQSPSAQPSMLRPPGYTTEQGGAAQAPQAQDYRANQASDVFGTQLFTGAFAYQGSSYFNPDYLVAAGDTLQVRLWGAFEFDAQLPVDPQGNIFLPHVGPVQVRGVRNADLQRVVDSAVRRIFRANVNSYASLVAAQPVRVFVGGNVYRPGLYAGTSMDSLLRYLDQAGGIDPERGSFLAVEVRRGNQLRVAVNLYDFLLEGRLPMIQLSDGDVIFVQSRQATIKVNGLAENAKRFEFARASGRNIKVSELIALSKPRAFATHVRVVRNSGNSKNTEYFPIETASGVMLENGDEIEFTADKKQGTISVRVEGEHLSPQEYVLPYGTRLGGLMSQIKLNERSESESVQLFRLSVKERQRQMLATSLRSLEAALLTARSGSSDEAKLRKDEAELTLQWVDRAKKIDPLGQVVIAQTSKRDELLLENGDIVRVPTRDGLVLISGEVLFPNAIAYESGLNLSGYIDRAGGYTQTADNSRIVIARTDGSYEQVDSKKVPESLFVHAGDQVLVLPKVDEKQRQFWKDMMQIIFQTALSAKVVLGL; encoded by the coding sequence ATGAAGACGCGATCACGTATTGTTTTGTTGCGGTCACTCATTCCGCAGTTTTGCGTCGGGCTGGCCTTTGCTTTGTCGGCTTCGGTGTTTGCACAATTCGCCTCCCCCGCCGCATCGCAACAACCGCAGCCTCCGGCGACCGTCGCACCGCAACAGCCGTTGCGTACAGAGTCGTCCACAACACCCCAGGCGACGTCGCAATCCCCATCAGCGCAGCCTTCCATGCTGCGGCCGCCGGGCTATACAACCGAACAGGGTGGCGCAGCGCAGGCTCCGCAGGCCCAGGACTATCGGGCCAACCAGGCGAGCGATGTTTTTGGCACCCAGTTATTTACCGGCGCATTTGCCTATCAAGGGTCGTCGTACTTCAACCCCGACTATCTTGTTGCGGCGGGAGACACACTCCAGGTTCGTCTTTGGGGAGCCTTTGAATTTGATGCCCAGCTCCCGGTCGATCCCCAAGGCAATATTTTTTTGCCACATGTTGGCCCGGTTCAGGTTCGGGGCGTTCGAAATGCCGATCTCCAGCGTGTTGTTGACTCGGCTGTCCGGAGAATATTCCGCGCCAACGTCAACAGTTATGCAAGCCTTGTGGCCGCCCAGCCGGTAAGGGTCTTTGTTGGTGGCAATGTTTATCGTCCCGGTCTGTATGCAGGCACCAGCATGGATAGCCTGCTACGTTATCTTGACCAAGCTGGCGGCATCGATCCCGAGCGCGGCTCATTTCTAGCTGTGGAGGTGAGGCGGGGCAACCAGTTACGCGTCGCGGTCAATCTTTACGACTTCCTTCTAGAAGGCCGTTTGCCAATGATCCAGCTCAGCGATGGCGACGTAATTTTTGTCCAATCGCGCCAAGCGACGATTAAAGTTAACGGGCTCGCGGAAAACGCAAAACGTTTTGAGTTCGCACGCGCGTCAGGAAGAAATATCAAGGTGTCCGAGCTAATTGCACTCTCAAAGCCGCGCGCGTTTGCGACCCATGTGCGGGTAGTACGCAACAGCGGTAATTCGAAGAACACCGAATACTTCCCGATCGAGACAGCCAGCGGCGTGATGCTTGAGAATGGTGACGAAATCGAATTTACCGCAGATAAAAAGCAGGGCACCATCAGCGTGCGCGTCGAGGGTGAACATTTGAGTCCGCAGGAGTATGTGCTGCCTTATGGCACGCGCCTGGGAGGCTTGATGAGCCAGATCAAATTAAACGAGAGATCGGAGAGTGAGAGTGTTCAGCTGTTCCGCCTTTCGGTCAAGGAACGGCAGCGCCAGATGCTGGCCACCTCGCTGCGCAGTCTCGAGGCCGCATTGTTGACGGCTCGTAGTGGTAGCAGCGATGAGGCAAAACTGCGCAAAGATGAAGCTGAACTTACCCTGCAGTGGGTGGACAGGGCAAAAAAGATCGATCCGCTTGGGCAGGTAGTTATAGCGCAGACCAGCAAGCGCGATGAACTGTTATTGGAGAATGGCGATATTGTTCGTGTTCCAACCCGAGACGGCCTCGTATTGATCAGCGGTGAAGTGCTGTTCCCGAATGCCATCGCCTACGAATCAGGTCTCAATCTCAGTGGTTATATTGATCGTGCTGGTGGTTACACGCAGACCGCAGATAACTCAAGAATCGTAATCGCAAGGACCGACGGTAGTTATGAGCAAGTCGATAGTAAGAAAGTACCAGAGAGCTTATTTGTGCATGCCGGCGACCAGGTTCTGGTGCTGCCAAAGGTGGATGAAAAGCAGCGCCAATTCTGGAAGGACATGATGCAGATCATCTTCCAGACAGCGCTAAGTGCCAAAGTGGTGCTTGGGCTGTAG